TGCTCTGTCAACTTGTAACCATGAGGACCGAGGAAAGATGGCAGCTTTCTTAGGGGGAAGTCCTTGGTGAATTTCTCATCCACCTGGTATGGATCTTGAATCTCAACGTcaagtttcaaaatccaTACCAAAGCACGGGGAACCAAACTTCTAATTCTGAAGTTCGAATACAACAAACCTTCACTCATTTTTGATCCTTCTGATAGGGTTTATCTACTTCCTTACAGACAATGTATCTCTTCGCTTGTAATGGTGCAACGCAACGAAGAACACTGCAGTTTAGCGATATGACCCTTTTAACTATCCCCTgtttcaaatttttcactcCGTGATCAACATCGTTTCACCACGGTTTCAAGTTAATTCACATGAAACACGAATAGGTAGTAGAAGTTTGAGGCATGGGACCCTCTAAAAATTGCGAAGTAAATAGCGTGAATTGAAGGTTATCTGATACTCATACTATACTATGCTCACCCATCTTCTAGGTCAAGAACTTCTGAACGAATTGTGACTAAACGTAGGTTCTTTATGCACGATTGTTTCTGTTTGAAGCAATTAATGGgtttggaatttcttgataaaCTTTTAAAATAAGAATACAGCAAGAAATTTATCTTATTTAGtttatttcttttcgtGCATGACTCTTGTCTAATCAATAGAAATTTGTAACTTAGCTGCATTCTTCCTTGCAAGAACGTACATTTGATTATTTGTTTATTCGAGATCCTGACAGTTTGTTTTGTTTCTAATAATTGAACATAAATAATAGAGGATTGGATTAAAAGCATTCAAAGAGGCTCTTTTCATTCCTGTCGTTTCCAAGAGTTGAGTATGTCACCAGAGAGGATGCCTCAGCCTGAAGAGATTACAAAAGCTGGTGCTAGTGATAGTGAACCGTGCTTGGATGATAAGATTAAGAACAAAGATAGGGATACAGATGGTGTCAAAGAGGAGGTTAAAGATTCAAAAGTTCAGTCGGATGATgaagcagcagcatcaTTGGGGTTGCATAGGGTTACTGAAAGAATGCTGAGCAAAATAAAGGCCTCTAAGGATATTGAACGCAAGCAGAGAAATGTTATTTCGAAATTGGCATTAAATAgtaatggtgaagaagatgaggaggaagatgatgaagacgacgacgatgatgatgaggatggtgaggaagaagatcaTGGTGATGACGAGAATGCGAATGGTGGTAAGAATGATAATCTTGAAGCCACTAAAAAGAGAACCCTTGAGTTAAAGGCGTCAAAAGGTACATCattaaagagaaagagaattcCACCAGCACTGGATCTTTCATCATGTAGTAGTGGATCTACTACGACACCGAATAGTAATTTGAGCACGGCAATTCATAGACATCATACCCATCACGGCAGAGTAGAAAGTGCACCGCCGAACGTATCGCGATTTCCACGCTCGACATTTACGGGCAGGCCCATTGGTAAACCAAGAGTACAATACCTGGGTAAATCTAGACAGGCACCTCTATtaccacaacaacagggTTATAAGTTGAACACGCCCTTTGTGCCAAGAATTCCCCTACCGCAATGGCAGCAACAGTACTACCCTTACCCCTACGCGGCGACAACAGCTGCTCCTGCTCCGATGCTACAGGCTTACCAACGGCCGTACAATTACCCAGTACCACCAAGATCTGCAATTCCGGTACAGATGCCCTACTATCAGGAATACCAGGGCTACACACCCTATACTACTACACAACGCAAGAGACCCCAGCAGATGACAACAGCTACAACGGCAGTAAATGATTCAGAAGATCTGCGAAACCGGGAATCAGAAGCAAATCaagatcaaaatcaagaacAGCAAGAAACTGAATACAATCAATTGACAGTAGAGGATGATACTACTGTTCCATCTACGTCTGATGAACTGATGCAAGGTGAGATTCGCATTCAACGCGACGTCTTTAGCTTCGAATTTCCAGGAAACTCACCTGCTATAGATAAAAAGATGTTCATGAGCATCTGTGATAAAGTCTGGGACGAATCAAGAGAAACGTCAAGGGTATAATGGGCTTAAATaatatttattttattctattttatAAAACTAATGTGCATATTATTTTTCAGTCACTCAGTACGAAAGGCGTTGGTTCCGGCATCTTctcaaaaggaaaaacatTAGAACTTTGTAGAGACGTGTTTGCAATATGTTTTGATACCAAATAACTAGGCCAGGTCTATCCTTTTGGTGGTTTTAAGACGGTGTTGAAGTTATTAGCAGGTATAATTGTTGTTTTGGGTTGTTCATATTGCTTTCCCCGTTCTACAAAGTTTCTCCCTGCACTTTGTTCAGCCTCAGAAGATTGATCAAGAATCAAATAATCACCAACAACTATGATTTCACTACGTCTTCTGTTTTATCGTCTAAGGAAAAATCCATGGTTTATGGTGCTTTTCCCCATAGCATTGACGGTCTTCATTTATTTCGAAATTGTTAGCTCTGGTAATCCATACTTGGGAAATGATGGTAATTCAATTGCCGATCACAAATGGGCCCATGAGAAGGAGAATACGTTTTATTTCCCATATTCTAACAAATATAAAATGCCCAAATACTCttacaagaagaaaagtaGTTGGTTGTTTAACGATAGAGTAGAAGATATCATTCCAGAAAATCATATTGCTCACTATGATCTAAACAAACTACATTCAACAGCTGAGGCAGCATTAAACAAAGAACACGTTTTGATTTTAACACCAATGCAAACTTTCCATCAAGAATACTGGGACAATCTTTTACAATTGACTTACCCACGTGAATTCACGGAACTAGGGTTTATCCTTCCAAGAACAAGTTCTGGTGATATTGCCCTCTCAAAATTGGAAGCCGCTGTTAAAAAAGTTCAAACCGATaagaaaaatcaaagattttccaaaattaCCATCTTGAGACAAAATTCTGCAGGTTTTGATAAACTCATGGAAAAGGAAAGGCATGCTTTGGAAGTGCAAAAGGAAAGGAGAAGTGCAATGGCATCGGCAAGGAATGAATtgttattttcatcattggGACCTAAAACTTCATGGGTACTTTGGTTAGATGCTGATATTGTGGAAACTCCACCAAATCTAATTCAAGATATGACATCTCATAATAAGGCAGTGTTATCTGCAAATGTTTATCAAAAATATTATGACGACCAGGCTAAGAAAGTTCAGATTAGACCTTATGACTTTAACAACTGGCAAGAAAGTGACACTGCCCTAGAATTGGCCAAGCAAATgggtgatgatgaaattttagtGGAAGGTTACGGAGATTTGGCAACATATAGAGCTTTGATGGCATATTTCTATGATGCTACGGGAGCCACAAATGCTGAAATGAATTTAGATGGTGTCGGTGGTGGTTGTACATTGGTTAAGGCTGATGTTCATAGAGATGGTGCAATGTTCCCAACTTTCCCATTTTATCATTTAATTGAAACTGAAGGTTTTGCCAAAATGGCTCAAAGGTTAAACTACGATATTTTCGGGTTGCCCAACTATTTGGTTTATCACATAGAAGAGACTAACACTTGAATAAGATTGGCAAAGAAATCATATCCACAGTAGtttattttcaatcatATCGTTATTGGGATAACTAGCAATAGAGAATTagaaagtaaaaaaaaaaataaataaataaaaagtTTGTGGTAGTGTATTTTAGAGACAcatatatgtatatgtcTATATATATccttttttacttttacttCTAAGCTTCCATTTGATTATTCCAAACCGCCGACCTTGTGTCCGTACTCATCGAATACTTTCGCAGTAAATTTTTTACCTGGAGAATGTTTAGTATCACGAATTTCTTTAGTCACTTGAGCAAGGTCAATGTTCAAATAGCGAGCCATATAATCACCGATTTCTGTATTTTCATGGTTCCCCTGTAAATaatctttaatttcatctagAGCCTTCTTACGGTTGCTGTAGGCATAGATGTTAACATCAACTGCACTATGTCCATGGGTTGACCAGCCAATTTCAGCTCTAAATGAAATCATATCGTTTAATTTATCTTGGATAGAATTTCTATCTTTTTCGTTAATTAAATAATCAACATCACTATCGGTATAATCATGAATTTCAAGCATTTTCTCTAACACTTCATGTTGGACAAACGATTTTTTGTCATCTCCCTTGTAGCCTTCAATTTGTTTGGAACAGTATTCACCAGAGTGTTGTGCATTGGAAAGAACTTCTGGATACCAAACGTAATCCGGGTATGATTTAGTAATTTGTCTAGAGGCAGCTAATCCACCAGTCTCATGATCAGatgttgaaattaaaatggTTTCCACTTGACTTTTGTCTGCTAATTTTTTAGCAGCTTGGAATGCACGGTCAAAGGCTAGCACTTCTCTAACTTGTGCAGAGGGATCGTTCTGATGACCAGCATGATCAATCCTTGAGCCTTCTACTAGTAGGAAAAATCCTTTATCAGAATCCTTGGTAGCTTCGTTCAATGCATTAATAGCGGTaatggtttcttcttccaaagatgGGTATTCTTCGTCTTTACGGTCTAGGTCGAATGGAATGTCATGGTCCGCTAACAAGGCTAATAGTGGTAATGAGACGTTTTGACccaattgcaattgatcGAATTGTTCACGATTACCAACATATTGCCAACCATCTTTTTCAGCTTTAGAAATTAAATTCTTACCATCTTTACGACTACCCCTATCGCCATACTTAGGATCACTGTTACTTGAATAGAAATGGGTACGTCCGCCACCGATCATTAGATCTACCTGCCTGCCCAATGGATATTCGCCCAATTGTTGTTCGGCAATTAAGTCCTCTTGGCTTCTAAAATCGACATGTGCACTAAAGGCACCTGGTGTAGCATCTGTGATTCTTGTAGTTACCACTAATCCGGTATGATAACCGGCTAATTTAGCACCTTCTAATATAGTGCCACATGGAACCTTATCAGAATCGACTCCAATGGCACCGTTATAAGATTTCAATGCACAAGCAAATGCAGTTGCTCCAGCAGCAGAATCAGTCACTAGTGAATCAGAAGCTCTTGTTCTCGAAGAACCAATTAGATGTTGATCTAACACTAGAACATCGTTATAAGCCAATTCGTGAACGTATTGTCTAAAGGATCTCgttaatgataatgatgtGGGGCCCATACCATCAGtaacaaagaaaataaCATTTCTCTTGCCAGAATGcttaccaccaaagaacGATTCCAAACCCTTATCACTTGATGTTACAAGGTTGAACCCTGCTAACAACAAGATAAGGGTTGGTATAACAAATCTCATGAATTGACGGGCTTTATTGTATCTATGCCCCCTCTGAAAAACCTTGGccattttctctttctatTTCAATTCTCTAGATTCCTACAATAGATCGAGTAGTGGTGTCGATCTCACAGCAGGTTTCTCTCTTCTTTATACTAGTGATGTATGGTTCGAGAGTATTTGCCATAGTTTGTGTCGCCAAATTACCAAAGGCAACAATAGTGTTGATAACAATAAGAACGCGgtgataacaataatagtagAGCCAGGtattgatgttgatgttgttgcTAGTAAACACTATATTTTAGTTCTATTTATGTACATTATGACTATTATCGTCTTCGTCgtcgtcatcgtcatcatttGTAGACTGGTGGTCTATTTGCcttgtttctttgaagcCTAACTAGTAACCATTCTGCAGTATCACGAACACCTTCACCCGTCAATGCACTAATCGGGAGGACTCTGCTATCTCTTGCTCCCAAGTGTTCTGCAATCCTGTTAAAGATTTGCTTAATATCTTGTACTTCAAGACTATCGGGTCTATCTTGCTTATTAGCTAACATCAGTACAGGAACACCCTctacttcttcatccataaCTACAGATCTTAAAGTATCACTGCATTCATCGATACGTGACCTGTCTGTGCTATCAACAACGAATATTATGCCATGACATTGTGGGTAGTATTCTGACCACATCGATCTCAAAGTTTCTTGACCACCAACGTCCCATAATTTTAGTGTACACGTTTTGGAAACGTTGATTTGAGCCACATTTTGTCCAACCGTTGGTGTGATTTTATCTAAATCTTTGGAGTGTAGTGAATACTGTTGTTTTAGAGTCTCCAAGAAAGTTGTCTTACCTGCATTGTCTAATCCCAAAATTAAGATCGAATATTGTTCCTTAcgattccaattgttgtAAAGACCCCTCGCGAGATGGAACATAGTTCATTACCAGTCAATGATTCCCAATaatgttgttgttctttAAGCTTGTTAGCTGATACACTCGCTTTACTTTTaaaatgatattgataCTACTGATACATATAATACAAAAGAGATAGATAAAGACATGGATATAGGGTAATGCAAGTGCAAATTGCACTTTATTTCGGCTCACTTGCGTTCTCACGCTCCTTCCTTGAAGTGTAAGCAGTCCTCGTTGCATTTGTCAACTTTTCTCTTAGTTCGTTACACTTTCGATCTATcgtttcatcatcatcgtcgcTACCGTCTTCTAGTTGATCTCTTAATTCAGATACCtgtaattcaatttcacgTCTTTGTAAATGGTCTACTAACTTGGCATCCTTTGGTCTATGGCTTGCAGGTTCCTGCGTCCTAGGTCTTTCCACCCTTTTATTACGTTTATTATAATTTTGAGTACTGTCGTTGTGACCAGCCAGAGATCTCTGGATGTGACCTGACGTAGAGGATCCCTTTGCGGTTTTCAAGCCCACATTGTTGTATGACATGACTACGCAAATGAAGACTTTAGTCTTTACTTTGGTATATATGTATTTAATGCATAAACTAACAACGGTTGACTTTTATCTTAAGCTCATCGCCCTTCTGGAAAAACccaagaatttgaattcagGAAAGTCAAAGGACACGCCTattaaaatttaacattCAAATTCTAATATTATGTAATTCTCATCGCCAAAGATTAAATCGTCAACACTGGAATACTGTGCCATGAGCCCAGCTCTGTTTTCATTGGGGACTAATCTACCACCAATCCAATTTAAATTTCTTAGAAAAGTGGAAACTCCGTTAAAATCATCTCTTCCGATGTAAATCCTGATAGATTGCATTCCCAATTTATCACCTAACTCCAGAAGCGATAATAACCATTCCTTATCGTTACTTATTCCTCGTCGTAGCGCTGAGGATGCATTATTTTGAGGTAAAATTACATGGAAACAGAACTGATCACATTTGCACCAAATAACGTCCTTAAAATGTAGTGGTAAATAAACCATCAGATATTTTATACCGAGCTGTCTCCATGGGGTATTAAGGTTCCCGGTACGGGAGTACGGAACTTTAACCGGTTTAACCATCCTATTCAGTGTAACTCCCATCTTATCAACAACATATTTTTGAAACGACTTTAAAGattgttgctgttgtcTGTACTGAGGTAAAAGGAATTTAGATTCTGTTAGAAGGATAATATCCCAGTAAAGCTGAACTAAATTACCACCTGGTTTACCGATGTCACGCATACCAGTCCTGGAATCCATCACCTCTCGTACCGTATGTAAAAATTTCAGCTCTACAATCGCTGTTCTTTTTAATTAAATCGCTTATGGGGAAGCTAAAGCATAATCCGTTGTTGCATGGTTGTGAAATAATGCTTTGTATATCTAAATTGCAAACTGTCTCCAGAACATGGGACTCTTTTCTCGCCAGCGGATCTTCATTCATTATTTAGAGGGGGGAGGGGAGCTATAGGTAAGAAATGAATACGTCCTGTTTAGCCTTTCACTAATACCTGCTTCCTTTAAGTTGTACTATCGAATCCTGTGAGTGGATGTACTTCACCATGTTCTTGACCTTTAGAAAGTGTGGATCACATGAAATATTGTGCATGTGACCGTAAAGTCATTGGAATCATGTAATACGAACACATCACGTGATGTTGTCCCCTAaaattcttgtttctttttccattttttttcttctctcGAGTCCATGTTAAAAATTGCATCAAAGTAATCAGTACCAGATGAGATGGAGCCAGAAGCACATTACCCTCTATCTATCTCTGAAAGACGTCACCTTAGCTCTACGATAACGATCGCAGTAACAACTATCTTCCCCATGCGTAGTCTGGATGCACGTATCTTGCCAATTAATTTCCCTTTTGACGAAGTCAAGCACTTTTTTCACAGttatagaaaaaaaaagtaataCACTGGACAATTTGGCGTCGAGAAACTGATCACGAAATCTAGAACTTGAAATATACTTCTTATATTGGTGTATCTCAAAAATATTTAGGCGTTGGGTGAAATATATAGACACAAGCAGTCGCTAAGGTTCGATAACTACTTAACAGTCATCCTTGGTTCGTCTCCCCCGATCTAATTCCAATTACTCTTTTCCCAAATCCTCTTCGGTTGACGCTGGAAGAAAAGGTTTAATTTGATATGGCTGTATTTCTCAGTAAGAGGCTGCTAAGGCTAGTAGTCTTAGTTGGTGTATGCCTTGGGATCTTGGCAGTAATGTCACCCCGTGGTGGTGATCAGAGTGGTACTACTCAAAGTTATCTATCTAACATGATGCCCTCAAATTTCGATTTTAGTGGTAGCAAGTTATGGGGGTCTCAGAGTAATGAAAACGTTTCTGaggagaaagaaagatatgaagctgaaaaggagaaggaaaaggagCAAGCAAAATCTGAGGACTCTAAGGAATCCGAGGAATCTGAGAGTCTTCATAAATTACCTTCCACTGAGCCTTATGATGAATCAAAGACTGAATCACCATCCTCTTTGGAAGAACGTAATTTAGTTTGGGAATACATGAAGCCATCTTATAAAAATAAAGGTTCAAGACCAAAGGCATGTTTCGTGTCATTAGTGAGAAATGAGGAATTGCACAATATGTTGGAATCCATTGCACAAgtggaaaagaaattcaacaagaaattccaTTACCCATGGGTTTTCATGAACGAAAAGAAATTTACTGATGAATTTAAGAGAGAAGTCAGTCAGGCAACTAGTGGTGAAGTGGAATTTGTGTTGATTCCAGAAGAATATTGGTCGTACCCTGACTAcattgatcaaaatttggCTGCagatgaaagaagaaaaatggaCGCTGACGGTGTTGTGTATGGTGAAAGTGAATCATACAGACACATGTGTCGTTTCCAGTCAGGATTCTTCTGGCAACAAGAGGCTCTAGATAAGTACGATTGGTATTGGCGTGTGGAACCTGGTATTAAGTTGTACTGTAACATCAATTATGATGTTTTCCAATGGATGCAGGATAATGAAAAGGCCTACGGTTTCACTATTACCATCCATGAATATATGAGAACCATTGAAAGTTTATGGAATACCGTGAGAAAATGGTGGAAGAAAAACCCAGAATACATTGCAAAGGACAATTTGTTAGAGTTCATCTCCGAAGATAAAGGTGAATCTTACAACTTGTGTCATTTCTGGTCCAATTTCGAGGTTGCTAATTTGAACCTGTGGAGATCTCCTGCGTACCGCGATTATTTCAAGTATTTGGATGACACtggtaatttcttctacgAAAGATGGGGTGACGCGCCAGTTCACTCTATTGCAGCTTCGTtatttttaccaaaggaTTCGATCCACTATTTCAGTGATATTGGTTATAACCACATTCCTTATGATAACTGTCCATTGGATAAGAACGTCTTCAAGGAGAACGAATGTGAATGTAATCCAGACAATGATTTTACATTCCACAGTTATGCCTGTGGTGTACAATACTATAACTCACAAGGTCTAACCAAACCAAATGGTTGGGAAAAATACAACAATTGAGAAGGCTTCGATAGGTAAGTTTTGGTAAGTTTTAgtttctttaaaaaaatacatATGTTTATATGTACTAGTTTTTATAATGTCTACTTACGCttgacaaaaaaaatttcagcaCTTCacctcatctcatctcatcttatATCAAGCATAGCAGGCCAACAAGAAAATGGGAAGTGGAATTAAAGATCCAAAGAGGTATAAGCCAGGTCCTAATGACCCTGTTCTACCACCGCAATTAAGtgaatttcaagataaAAATGCAGATGAGATTTTGGAAGAGTTGAACAGACAACCATTTTTCATGACTCAGTTGGATGAAActgatggtgataaagGTGCAAATTTAGAACTGGAAGCATTGAAGGCATTGGCATATGACGGTGAACCACATGAAGTGGCAgaaaattttaagaatCAAGCTAATGATCTCTATAAGGCCAAAAGATTTAAAGAAGCACGGGAAGTTTATAAAAAgggaattgaaatcaaatgTAATGATGACAAAGTTAATGAGTCGTTGTTTGCAAACTTAGCGGCTTGTGAATTGGAGATAAAGAATTTCCGTCGTTGCATTAATCTATGTCAAAAGGCATTACAATTCAATCCAAAAAATATGAAATGTTACTATCGAATTGCAAAGGCTTTTTACCAGTTGAATAAATTAGATGAAGCAAAGGAAAGTGTCAAATTTGGGTTGACCATTGATTCTGAAAATAAGTCTTTGCAAACATTAGAGGGCGTCATTGATCGTAAGCAACAAGAATTGCATGAGGCAGAGGTAAAGagattggaagaaaaacagaagaaggaaaatttGCAATTTATATTTAATGGTGCACTGCGAATGAGAAACATTGATAATGTTGCTACTGAAAAACCATCAGAATTGGTTCAGGAGGCTGGTATATCATTGGAGGACCCATTAGATCCACAATCTCAATTGATTTTCCCTGCGATAATCATGTACCCAACGacagatgaatttgatttcGTTGC
The genomic region above belongs to Zygosaccharomyces rouxii strain CBS732 chromosome F complete sequence and contains:
- a CDS encoding glycosyltransferase family 15 protein (similar to uniprot|P27809 Saccharomyces cerevisiae YDR483W KRE2 Alpha1 2-mannosyltransferase of the Golgi involved in protein mannosylation); the encoded protein is MAVFLSKRLLRLVVLVGVCLGILAVMSPRGGDQSGTTQSYLSNMMPSNFDFSGSKLWGSQSNENVSEEKERYEAEKEKEKEQAKSEDSKESEESESLHKLPSTEPYDESKTESPSSLEERNLVWEYMKPSYKNKGSRPKACFVSLVRNEELHNMLESIAQVEKKFNKKFHYPWVFMNEKKFTDEFKREVSQATSGEVEFVLIPEEYWSYPDYIDQNLAADERRKMDADGVVYGESESYRHMCRFQSGFFWQQEALDKYDWYWRVEPGIKLYCNINYDVFQWMQDNEKAYGFTITIHEYMRTIESLWNTVRKWWKKNPEYIAKDNLLEFISEDKGESYNLCHFWSNFEVANLNLWRSPAYRDYFKYLDDTGNFFYERWGDAPVHSIAASLFLPKDSIHYFSDIGYNHIPYDNCPLDKNVFKENECECNPDNDFTFHSYACGVQYYNSQGLTKPNGWEKYNN
- the MNN9 gene encoding mannosyltransferase complex subunit MNN9 (highly similar to uniprot|P39107 Saccharomyces cerevisiae YPL050C MNN9 Subunit of Golgi mannosyltransferase complex also containing Anp1p Mnn10p Mnn11p and Hoc1p that mediates elongation of the polysaccharide mannan backbone forms a separate complex with Van1p that is also involved in backbone elongation), which produces MISLRLLFYRLRKNPWFMVLFPIALTVFIYFEIVSSGNPYLGNDGNSIADHKWAHEKENTFYFPYSNKYKMPKYSYKKKSSWLFNDRVEDIIPENHIAHYDLNKLHSTAEAALNKEHVLILTPMQTFHQEYWDNLLQLTYPREFTELGFILPRTSSGDIALSKLEAAVKKVQTDKKNQRFSKITILRQNSAGFDKLMEKERHALEVQKERRSAMASARNELLFSSLGPKTSWVLWLDADIVETPPNLIQDMTSHNKAVLSANVYQKYYDDQAKKVQIRPYDFNNWQESDTALELAKQMGDDEILVEGYGDLATYRALMAYFYDATGATNAEMNLDGVGGGCTLVKADVHRDGAMFPTFPFYHLIETEGFAKMAQRLNYDIFGLPNYLVYHIEETNT
- the DIG1 gene encoding Dig1p (some similarities with uniprot|Q03063 Saccharomyces cerevisiae YPL049C DIG1 Regulatory protein of unknown function constitutively-expressed involved in the regulation of mating-specific genes and the invasive growth pathway required for MAP-kinase imposed repression inhibits pheromone-responsive transcription); amino-acid sequence: MSPERMPQPEEITKAGASDSEPCLDDKIKNKDRDTDGVKEEVKDSKVQSDDEAAASLGLHRVTERMLSKIKASKDIERKQRNVISKLALNSNGEEDEEEDDEDDDDDDEDGEEEDHGDDENANGGKNDNLEATKKRTLELKASKGTSLKRKRIPPALDLSSCSSGSTTTPNSNLSTAIHRHHTHHGRVESAPPNVSRFPRSTFTGRPIGKPRVQYLGKSRQAPLLPQQQGYKLNTPFVPRIPLPQWQQQYYPYPYAATTAAPAPMLQAYQRPYNYPVPPRSAIPVQMPYYQEYQGYTPYTTTQRKRPQQMTTATTAVNDSEDLRNRESEANQDQNQEQQETEYNQLTVEDDTTVPSTSDELMQGEIRIQRDVFSFEFPGNSPAIDKKMFMSICDKVWDESRETSRV
- the OAZ1 gene encoding Oaz1p (similar to uniprot|Q02803 Saccharomyces cerevisiae YPL052W OAZ1 Regulator of ornithine decarboxylase (Spe1p) antizyme that binds to Spe1p to regulate ubiquitin-independent degradation ribosomal frameshifting during synthesis of Oaz1p and its ubiquitin-mediated degradation are both polyamine-regulated) — its product is MDSRTGMRDIGKPGGNLVQLYWDIILLTESKFLLPQYRQQQQSLKSFQKYVVDKMGVTLNRMVKPVKVPYSRTGNLNTPWRQLGIKYLMVYLPLHFKDVIWCKCDQFCFHVILPQNNASSALRRGISNDKEWLLSLLELGDKLGMQSIRIYIGRDDFNGVSTFLRNLNWIGGRLVPNENRAGLMAQYSSVDDLIFGDENYIILEFEC
- the CWC21 gene encoding U2-type spliceosomal complex subunit CWC21 (similar to uniprot|Q03375 Saccharomyces cerevisiae YDR482C), producing MSYNNVGLKTAKGSSTSGHIQRSLAGHNDSTQNYNKRNKRVERPRTQEPASHRPKDAKLVDHLQRREIELQVSELRDQLEDGSDDDDETIDRKCNELREKLTNATRTAYTSRKERENASEPK
- the CNS1 gene encoding HSP70/90 family co-chaperone CNS1 (similar to uniprot|P33313 Saccharomyces cerevisiae YBR155W CNS1 cyclophilin seven suppressor component of Hsp90p chaperone machinery); protein product: MGSGIKDPKRYKPGPNDPVLPPQLSEFQDKNADEILEELNRQPFFMTQLDETDGDKGANLELEALKALAYDGEPHEVAENFKNQANDLYKAKRFKEAREVYKKGIEIKCNDDKVNESLFANLAACELEIKNFRRCINLCQKALQFNPKNMKCYYRIAKAFYQLNKLDEAKESVKFGLTIDSENKSLQTLEGVIDRKQQELHEAEVKRLEEKQKKENLQFIFNGALRMRNIDNVATEKPSELVQEAGISLEDPLDPQSQLIFPAIIMYPTTDEFDFVAQVGELTTVQELIELIMQRPPEWFQIPGHENFQVKSLLGFMETQSGGLVKVGKKVAFHDILKKQTPHIPMFDHAIKIYLVPKSESEQWVSQWDKTKALQRRQK
- the ARL3 gene encoding Arf family GTPase ARL3 (highly similar to uniprot|Q02804 Saccharomyces cerevisiae YPL051W ARL3 GTPase of the Ras superfamily required to recruit Arl1p to the Golgi; similar to ADP-ribosylation factor); this encodes MFHLARGLYNNWNRKEQYSILILGLDNAGKTTFLETLKQQYSLHSKDLDKITPTVGQNVAQINVSKTCTLKLWDVGGQETLRSMWSEYYPQCHGIIFVVDSTDRSRIDECSDTLRSVVMDEEVEGVPVLMLANKQDRPDSLEVQDIKQIFNRIAEHLGARDSRVLPISALTGEGVRDTAEWLLVRLQRNKANRPPVYK
- the PHO8 gene encoding alkaline phosphatase PHO8 (similar to uniprot|P11491 Saccharomyces cerevisiae YDR481C PHO8 Repressible alkaline phosphatase a glycoprotein localized to the vacuole regulated by levels of inorganic phosphate and by a system consisting of Pho4p Pho9p Pho80p Pho81p and Pho85p dephosphorylates phosphotyrosyl peptides) produces the protein MAKVFQRGHRYNKARQFMRFVIPTLILLLAGFNLVTSSDKGLESFFGGKHSGKRNVIFFVTDGMGPTSLSLTRSFRQYVHELAYNDVLVLDQHLIGSSRTRASDSLVTDSAAGATAFACALKSYNGAIGVDSDKVPCGTILEGAKLAGYHTGLVVTTRITDATPGAFSAHVDFRSQEDLIAEQQLGEYPLGRQVDLMIGGGRTHFYSSNSDPKYGDRGSRKDGKNLISKAEKDGWQYVGNREQFDQLQLGQNVSLPLLALLADHDIPFDLDRKDEEYPSLEEETITAINALNEATKDSDKGFFLLVEGSRIDHAGHQNDPSAQVREVLAFDRAFQAAKKLADKSQVETILISTSDHETGGLAASRQITKSYPDYVWYPEVLSNAQHSGEYCSKQIEGYKGDDKKSFVQHEVLEKMLEIHDYTDSDVDYLINEKDRNSIQDKLNDMISFRAEIGWSTHGHSAVDVNIYAYSNRKKALDEIKDYLQGNHENTEIGDYMARYLNIDLAQVTKEIRDTKHSPGKKFTAKVFDEYGHKVGGLE